Proteins encoded by one window of Streptomyces clavuligerus:
- a CDS encoding MaoC/PaaZ C-terminal domain-containing protein, which yields MPIDPVKALAAPPRRTEIGWEHKDVQLYHLGIGAGVPAADPGELRYTLESRLQVLPSFATVAGAGKDLMGGLGAPGIDVDLASVLHGGQSVRVHRPIPPRGTAVSTSKTAAVYDKGKAAVLVLRTEAADGDGPLWTSDSQIFVRGEGGFGGERGPSGRAEPPAGDPDRTVEKPVREDQALLYRLSGDLNPLHADPEFAALAGFDRPILHGLCSYGMTLKAVVDTLLDGDAARVRAYSARFSGVVFPGETLRMRMWAGDGTVRVTVGAVERDGAPVLSDTVVEHD from the coding sequence ATGCCCATCGACCCCGTCAAGGCCCTCGCGGCACCCCCTCGCCGTACCGAGATCGGCTGGGAGCACAAGGACGTCCAGCTCTACCACCTCGGGATCGGCGCCGGAGTGCCCGCGGCCGACCCCGGTGAACTGCGTTACACCCTGGAGTCCCGGCTCCAGGTGCTGCCGAGCTTCGCCACCGTCGCTGGCGCGGGCAAGGACCTCATGGGCGGACTCGGTGCCCCCGGGATCGACGTCGACCTCGCCTCCGTCCTCCACGGCGGCCAGTCCGTCCGGGTGCACCGGCCCATCCCGCCCCGTGGCACCGCCGTCTCCACCTCGAAGACCGCCGCCGTCTACGACAAGGGCAAGGCGGCGGTCCTCGTCCTGCGCACCGAGGCCGCCGACGGCGACGGCCCGCTGTGGACGAGCGACTCCCAGATCTTCGTCCGGGGCGAGGGCGGCTTCGGCGGCGAACGCGGCCCCTCCGGCCGCGCCGAACCCCCCGCCGGGGACCCCGACAGGACCGTCGAGAAGCCCGTACGCGAGGACCAGGCGCTCCTCTACCGTCTCTCCGGCGACCTCAACCCGCTCCACGCCGACCCGGAGTTCGCCGCGCTCGCCGGGTTCGACCGGCCCATCCTGCACGGGCTCTGCTCGTACGGCATGACCCTCAAGGCCGTCGTCGACACCCTGCTGGACGGCGACGCCGCCCGGGTCCGCGCGTACAGTGCCCGGTTCTCCGGGGTGGTGTTCCCGGGCGAGACCCTGCGGATGCGGATGTGGGCCGGCGACGGGACGGTACGGGTGACGGTGGGCGCGGTCGAGCGCGACGGCGCCCCCGTGCTCTCGGACACGGTCGTCGAGCACGACTGA
- a CDS encoding Zn-dependent alcohol dehydrogenase, whose translation MRAAVLHETGRSTLEVHDDVETVGCGPGKVKVRIRATGLCHSDISAMSGVLPQPAPLVPGHEGSGEIVDVGDGVTAVRPGDRVLIGWLPPCGTCPSCRRAQPHLCLSGLYGAGTPNFRRPGGDVFGFAGVGTFTEEVVMNAACAVPIPDDVPFDVAALIGCAVTTGVGAAVNTAAVAAGSSVAVIGCGGVGIAAIQGARVQGAATIVAVDPVASRREAALRFGATEAVDPDAVGDAKKRLTGGEGFDYVFEVVGRSVTARAAYEATRRGGTLCIVGAGAMDDFLQLNMFELFFDEKRILPSLYGGGDTRASYERIIRLWRAGRLDLAGMITHRVPLSGVNEALEQMRTGTALRTCIEI comes from the coding sequence GTGCGCGCAGCCGTACTGCACGAGACAGGCCGGAGCACACTCGAAGTCCACGACGACGTCGAGACCGTGGGATGTGGTCCGGGCAAGGTGAAGGTCCGCATCCGGGCCACCGGACTCTGTCACTCCGACATCTCCGCGATGAGCGGGGTGCTGCCGCAGCCCGCCCCCCTCGTCCCCGGCCACGAGGGCTCCGGCGAGATCGTCGACGTCGGCGACGGGGTGACGGCGGTGCGGCCGGGCGACCGCGTCCTCATCGGCTGGCTGCCCCCGTGCGGAACCTGCCCGAGCTGCCGCCGCGCCCAGCCCCACCTCTGTCTCTCCGGCCTCTACGGCGCGGGCACGCCCAACTTCCGGCGCCCCGGCGGCGACGTCTTCGGCTTCGCGGGCGTCGGCACGTTCACCGAGGAGGTCGTCATGAACGCGGCCTGCGCCGTGCCGATCCCCGACGACGTCCCGTTCGACGTCGCCGCGCTCATCGGCTGCGCGGTGACCACCGGCGTCGGCGCCGCCGTCAACACCGCCGCCGTCGCCGCCGGCTCCTCGGTCGCGGTCATCGGCTGCGGCGGTGTCGGCATCGCCGCGATCCAGGGCGCGCGCGTCCAGGGCGCTGCCACGATCGTCGCCGTCGACCCGGTCGCCTCCCGCCGGGAGGCCGCCCTCCGCTTCGGCGCCACGGAGGCCGTCGACCCCGACGCCGTCGGCGACGCCAAGAAGCGCCTCACCGGCGGCGAGGGCTTCGACTACGTCTTCGAGGTGGTCGGCAGGTCGGTCACCGCCCGGGCCGCCTACGAGGCCACCCGGCGCGGCGGCACGCTCTGCATCGTCGGCGCGGGCGCGATGGACGACTTCCTCCAGCTCAACATGTTCGAGCTGTTCTTCGACGAGAAGCGGATTCTGCCCTCCCTCTACGGCGGCGGCGACACCCGGGCCTCGTACGAACGGATCATCAGGCTGTGGCGGGCGGGCCGTCTCGACCTGGCGGGCATGATCACCCACCGGGTGCCGCTGTCCGGGGTCAACGAGGCACTGGAGCAGATGCGGACCGGGACCGCGCTGCGCACCTGCATCGAGATCTGA
- a CDS encoding 3-oxoacyl-ACP reductase, which translates to MSQPLDGLTAVVTGAGRGLGRAEALELARLGAHVVVNDYGRPGRDGSGESSSAPADEVVAEIRARGGSALAHHGDVADHEQARELIGLAVDTYGQLDILVNNAGILRDRMVFSMSESEWDSVIRVHLKGHFATTRFAAEHWRERSKAAGAPVHGRIVNTSSESFLAGSAGQPNYAAAKGGIVGLTTSTAHALAKYGVTVNAICPRARTRMTEDVFAGYAPPADGTVDPLSAEHVAPLVGYLASPAAAGVSGQVLVVHGGMVAVVERPRISAKFAAEKEVFGHEELDALLTPYFAGLPRGEGFAALEFLGLRRD; encoded by the coding sequence ATGTCTCAGCCACTCGACGGACTCACCGCGGTCGTCACGGGCGCGGGCCGCGGTCTCGGCCGCGCCGAAGCGCTGGAACTGGCCCGTCTGGGCGCGCACGTCGTCGTCAACGACTACGGCAGGCCGGGCCGGGACGGTTCGGGCGAGTCCTCGTCGGCCCCGGCGGACGAGGTGGTCGCGGAGATCCGCGCCCGGGGCGGCTCGGCCCTCGCCCACCACGGCGATGTCGCGGACCACGAACAGGCCCGGGAGCTGATCGGTCTCGCCGTGGACACGTACGGACAGCTCGACATCCTGGTCAACAACGCGGGCATCCTCCGCGACCGGATGGTCTTCTCGATGAGCGAGAGCGAGTGGGACTCGGTGATCCGGGTCCATCTCAAGGGCCACTTCGCGACCACGCGGTTCGCGGCGGAGCACTGGCGCGAGCGTTCCAAGGCGGCGGGTGCCCCCGTCCACGGCCGGATCGTGAACACGTCGTCCGAGTCCTTTCTCGCCGGGTCGGCGGGGCAGCCCAACTACGCGGCGGCCAAGGGCGGCATCGTCGGACTCACCACCTCCACGGCGCACGCGCTCGCGAAGTACGGCGTGACGGTGAACGCGATCTGCCCCCGGGCGCGCACCCGGATGACCGAGGACGTCTTCGCCGGGTACGCGCCCCCGGCGGACGGCACGGTGGATCCGCTCTCCGCGGAGCATGTCGCCCCACTGGTGGGGTATCTGGCGTCTCCCGCGGCGGCGGGGGTCAGCGGACAGGTGCTGGTGGTGCACGGCGGCATGGTGGCGGTGGTGGAACGCCCCCGGATCTCGGCGAAGTTCGCGGCCGAGAAGGAGGTGTTCGGCCATGAGGAACTGGACGCGCTGCTGACGCCGTACTTCGCCGGACTGCCGCGCGGCGAGGGTTTCGCGGCGCTGGAGTTCCTGGGGCTGCGGCGGGACTGA
- a CDS encoding Nif3-like dinuclear metal center hexameric protein: MPRLSEVIAALDALWPPSRAEQWDAVGTVCGDPGAEIRRVLFAVDPVREIADEAIELGAQLIVAHHPLYLRGTTTVAADHFKGRVVHDLIKNDIALHVAHTNADTADPGVSDALAGALDLRVTGPLVPDPSDPSGRRGLGRICELEHPETLAAFAERAAQRLPATAQGIRLAGDPDAVVRRVAVSGGSGDSLFDTVRAAGVDAFLTADLRHHPVSEATQQSPLGLVDAAHWATEWPWCELAAAQLDEISDRHGWNLRVHVSHTVTDPWSSRFSSPGAPN; this comes from the coding sequence GTGCCCCGTCTCTCCGAAGTCATCGCCGCCCTCGACGCCCTCTGGCCCCCTTCCCGGGCCGAGCAGTGGGACGCGGTCGGCACCGTCTGCGGCGACCCCGGCGCCGAGATCCGGCGGGTGCTGTTCGCCGTCGACCCCGTGCGGGAGATCGCCGACGAGGCGATCGAACTCGGCGCGCAGTTGATCGTCGCCCATCACCCGCTCTATCTGCGGGGGACGACCACGGTCGCCGCCGACCACTTCAAGGGCCGGGTCGTGCACGACCTGATCAAGAACGACATCGCCCTGCACGTCGCGCACACCAACGCCGACACCGCCGACCCCGGGGTCTCCGACGCCCTCGCGGGCGCGCTCGACCTGCGGGTCACGGGCCCGCTGGTGCCCGACCCGAGCGACCCGTCGGGCCGCCGGGGCCTCGGCCGCATCTGCGAGCTGGAGCACCCCGAGACCCTGGCCGCGTTCGCCGAGCGGGCCGCGCAGCGGCTGCCCGCGACCGCGCAGGGCATCCGGCTGGCCGGGGACCCCGACGCCGTCGTCCGCCGGGTCGCCGTGAGCGGCGGCTCCGGCGACAGCCTCTTCGACACCGTCCGGGCGGCGGGTGTGGACGCCTTCCTCACCGCCGACCTGCGCCACCACCCCGTCTCCGAGGCCACCCAGCAGTCACCGCTCGGTCTGGTCGACGCCGCGCACTGGGCCACCGAGTGGCCCTGGTGCGAGCTGGCCGCCGCCCAGCTCGACGAGATTTCCGACCGGCACGGCTGGAACCTCCGGGTCCATGTCTCGCACACGGTCACCGATCCCTGGTCATCCCGATTCTCTTCTCCTGGAGCCCCCAACTGA
- a CDS encoding zinc ribbon domain-containing protein: protein MNAAPADQNRLLEVQALDLRLAQLAHKRKSLPEHAEIDSLTKDLTQLRDLLVAAQTQESDTAREQTKAEQDVDQVRQRAVRDQQRLDSGAITSPKDLESLQREIVSLARRQGDLEDVVLDVMERREAAQERVNELTERVSAVQAKVDDATGRRDAAQRELDTESSAVTRDREALAGAVPADLLALYEKLRVQQGGVGAARLYQRRCEGCRLELNITELNEVRTASADAVLRCENCRRILVRTAESGL from the coding sequence CTGAACGCCGCGCCCGCCGACCAGAACCGACTCCTCGAAGTCCAGGCCCTCGACCTGCGCCTCGCCCAGCTCGCCCACAAGCGCAAGTCGCTCCCCGAGCACGCCGAGATCGACTCCCTGACCAAGGACCTCACCCAGCTCCGCGATCTGCTCGTCGCCGCGCAGACCCAGGAGAGCGACACCGCCCGCGAGCAGACCAAGGCCGAGCAGGACGTGGACCAGGTGCGCCAGCGCGCCGTGCGTGACCAGCAGCGTCTCGACTCCGGCGCCATCACCTCGCCCAAGGACCTGGAGAGCCTCCAGCGCGAGATCGTCTCGCTGGCCAGGCGCCAGGGCGATCTGGAGGACGTCGTCCTCGATGTGATGGAGCGCCGCGAGGCCGCACAGGAGCGCGTCAACGAACTGACCGAGCGGGTATCCGCCGTTCAGGCCAAGGTTGACGACGCCACCGGCCGCCGGGACGCCGCCCAGCGGGAGCTGGACACCGAGTCCAGTGCCGTCACCCGTGACCGCGAGGCCCTCGCCGGGGCCGTCCCGGCCGATCTGCTCGCGCTCTACGAGAAGCTCCGCGTCCAGCAGGGCGGCGTGGGCGCGGCCCGCCTCTACCAGCGCCGCTGCGAGGGCTGCCGGCTCGAACTGAACATCACCGAGCTGAACGAGGTGCGCACCGCGTCCGCCGACGCCGTGCTGCGCTGCGAGAACTGCCGCCGGATTCTGGTCCGTACCGCCGAGTCCGGCCTCTGA
- a CDS encoding bifunctional RNase H/acid phosphatase encodes MRSFVVEADGGSRGNPGPAGYGAVVIDAASGETLAETAEYIGVATNNVAEYKGLVAGLKAAHALDPDAMVRVRMDSKLVVEQMSGRWKIKHPDMKPLAAEAGRVFPAASVSYEWIPRERNKHADRLANEAMDAGRQGRQWEPSRSAAALAARDAEAARVVGDAAAGAAKARAALAGTGPGTGTGTRAGAGVSAGAVGAGRSGDAVGSGGAGRTAGSVGLPGASGASGASGVPVGSAGTAGAVESAGTAEFGGSFGAGGAGDPAAPEAAAGDTPATRTAAPPQGWAAPADLGTPTTFVLLRHGETALTPEKRFSGSGGSADPELSPAGRRQAEAVASALAARGTVQEIVSSPLRRCRQTAEAVAARLGLDVRIEDGLRETDFGAWEGLTFAEVQERYADDLAAWLTSPKAAPTGGGESFATVARRVSAARDRLLAASPGRTVLLVTHVTPIKTLVRLALGAPPESLFRMELAAASVSAVAYYGDGNTSVRLFNDTSHLRA; translated from the coding sequence ATGCGCAGCTTCGTCGTCGAGGCGGACGGCGGTTCCCGGGGCAACCCCGGGCCCGCGGGCTACGGCGCGGTGGTGATCGACGCGGCGAGCGGCGAGACGCTCGCCGAGACGGCGGAGTACATCGGCGTCGCGACGAACAACGTCGCCGAGTACAAGGGGCTGGTGGCCGGGTTGAAGGCCGCTCACGCCCTGGACCCGGACGCGATGGTCCGCGTCCGGATGGACTCCAAGCTGGTCGTGGAGCAGATGTCCGGCCGCTGGAAGATCAAGCACCCGGACATGAAGCCGCTCGCGGCCGAGGCCGGACGGGTCTTCCCCGCCGCGTCGGTCAGCTACGAGTGGATTCCGCGCGAGCGGAACAAGCACGCGGACCGGCTCGCCAACGAGGCGATGGACGCGGGCCGCCAGGGGCGGCAGTGGGAGCCCTCGCGCTCCGCCGCCGCGCTCGCGGCGCGCGACGCGGAAGCCGCCCGCGTGGTCGGCGACGCCGCGGCGGGCGCCGCGAAGGCCCGCGCGGCCCTCGCGGGTACCGGTCCCGGTACCGGCACCGGGACGCGCGCGGGCGCAGGTGTGTCCGCTGGGGCTGTCGGCGCCGGTCGGTCTGGCGATGCCGTCGGGTCTGGCGGGGCGGGCCGGACTGCCGGGTCCGTTGGGTTGCCCGGTGCGTCCGGTGCGTCCGGTGCGTCCGGTGTACCCGTTGGGAGTGCTGGGACCGCTGGGGCTGTCGAGTCCGCCGGGACTGCCGAGTTCGGTGGGTCCTTCGGGGCTGGTGGGGCTGGTGATCCCGCCGCTCCCGAGGCCGCGGCGGGGGACACCCCGGCGACCCGTACGGCCGCACCCCCGCAGGGCTGGGCCGCCCCCGCCGATCTGGGGACCCCCACGACCTTCGTCCTGCTGCGGCACGGCGAGACCGCCCTCACCCCCGAGAAACGCTTCTCCGGCAGCGGTGGCTCCGCCGACCCCGAACTCTCGCCCGCGGGCCGCCGCCAGGCCGAGGCCGTGGCCTCGGCCCTCGCGGCGCGCGGCACCGTCCAGGAGATCGTCAGCTCCCCGCTGCGCCGCTGCCGCCAGACGGCGGAGGCCGTGGCCGCCCGGCTGGGGCTGGACGTCCGGATCGAGGACGGCCTGCGGGAGACCGACTTCGGCGCCTGGGAGGGTCTGACCTTCGCGGAGGTCCAGGAACGCTACGCCGACGACCTCGCCGCATGGCTGACCTCCCCGAAGGCCGCCCCGACCGGCGGCGGCGAAAGCTTCGCCACGGTCGCCCGCCGGGTCTCGGCCGCCCGTGACCGGCTGCTCGCCGCCTCACCGGGCCGCACCGTCCTGCTGGTCACCCATGTGACCCCGATCAAGACCCTGGTCCGCCTCGCCCTCGGCGCCCCGCCCGAGTCCCTCTTCCGCATGGAACTCGCCGCGGCCTCGGTCTCCGCCGTCGCCTACTACGGCGACGGCAACACCTCGGTCCGTCTCTTCAACGACACCTCCCACCTCCGCGCCTGA
- the eda gene encoding bifunctional 4-hydroxy-2-oxoglutarate aldolase/2-dehydro-3-deoxy-phosphogluconate aldolase, which yields MTSVLDLAPVVPVVVIKDADDAVPLARALVAGGLTAIEVTLRTPAALDAIRAIATEVPEAVVGAGTVVAAEHAEAAVSAGARFLVSPGWTERLLGAMRGTGVPFLPGVSTTSEVVALLERGVEEMKFFPAEAAGGTAYLKSLAGPLPQARFCPTGGISLASAPAYLALPNVGCVGGTWMLPADALAAKNWDRVRTLAAEAASLRA from the coding sequence ATGACCTCCGTTCTTGATCTCGCGCCCGTCGTCCCCGTCGTCGTCATCAAGGACGCCGACGACGCCGTACCGCTCGCCCGGGCCCTGGTCGCGGGCGGGCTGACCGCGATCGAGGTGACGCTGCGGACCCCGGCGGCGCTGGACGCGATCCGGGCCATCGCCACCGAGGTGCCGGAGGCGGTCGTCGGCGCGGGCACGGTCGTCGCGGCGGAGCACGCGGAGGCGGCGGTGAGCGCGGGGGCGCGCTTCCTGGTGAGCCCCGGGTGGACGGAGCGGCTACTCGGGGCGATGCGGGGGACCGGCGTCCCGTTCCTGCCCGGTGTCTCCACCACCTCGGAGGTGGTGGCGCTGCTGGAGCGCGGGGTGGAGGAGATGAAGTTCTTCCCGGCGGAGGCGGCGGGCGGCACCGCCTATCTGAAGTCCCTCGCGGGGCCCCTCCCCCAGGCCCGTTTCTGCCCGACCGGCGGCATCTCGCTCGCCTCGGCCCCCGCGTATCTGGCCCTGCCGAACGTGGGCTGCGTCGGCGGCACCTGGATGCTCCCGGCGGACGCCCTCGCGGCGAAGAACTGGGACCGGGTCCGCACCCTGGCGGCGGAGGCCGCGTCGCTCCGCGCCTGA
- the yaaA gene encoding peroxide stress protein YaaA, whose product MLVLLPPSEGKAASGRGAPLKPESLSLPALAKARAAVLDELVELCAADTEKARTVLGLSEGLSGEIAKNAGLRTAGARPAGDIYTGVLYDALGLATLEPGARRRARASLLVFSGLWGAVRIGDRIPSYRCSMGVKLPGLGALGAHWRAPMAAALPEAAGSGLVLDLRSSAYAAAWKPKGELAGRTATVRVLHAQIVDGVEKRSVVSHFNKATKGRIVRDLLVSGARPRRPAELVGALRDLGHVVEAEAPARAGQPWALDVVVKEIH is encoded by the coding sequence GTGCTCGTACTGTTGCCGCCGTCCGAGGGCAAGGCCGCGTCGGGGCGGGGGGCCCCGCTGAAGCCGGAGTCGCTGTCGCTGCCCGCGCTGGCGAAGGCACGGGCGGCGGTGCTGGACGAGCTGGTGGAGCTGTGCGCCGCCGACACGGAGAAGGCGCGGACGGTGCTCGGGCTGAGCGAAGGGCTGAGCGGCGAGATTGCGAAGAACGCCGGGCTGCGGACGGCGGGGGCCCGCCCCGCCGGTGACATCTACACGGGGGTGCTCTACGACGCCCTCGGCCTCGCCACCCTGGAGCCCGGCGCCCGGCGGCGGGCGCGCGCCTCGCTGCTGGTGTTCTCGGGGCTGTGGGGCGCGGTGCGCATCGGTGACCGGATTCCGTCGTACCGCTGCTCGATGGGGGTGAAGCTGCCCGGTCTCGGCGCGCTCGGGGCGCACTGGCGGGCGCCGATGGCCGCGGCCCTGCCGGAGGCGGCGGGCAGCGGGCTGGTGCTGGATCTGCGGTCGTCCGCGTATGCGGCGGCGTGGAAGCCGAAGGGGGAGCTGGCGGGACGGACGGCGACCGTGCGGGTGCTGCACGCACAGATCGTCGACGGGGTGGAGAAGCGCTCGGTCGTCAGCCACTTCAACAAGGCGACCAAGGGCCGGATCGTCCGGGATCTGCTGGTCTCCGGTGCCCGGCCCCGGCGCCCCGCCGAACTGGTCGGGGCGCTGCGGGATCTGGGCCATGTCGTGGAGGCGGAGGCACCGGCGCGGGCCGGGCAGCCGTGGGCGCTGGATGTGGTGGTGAAGGAGATCCACTGA
- a CDS encoding RNB domain-containing ribonuclease, with product MPRRPIRTTGAAEAPLTAALRALRSDLQVPGGFPDAVLAEATAAADHPRLPETDVTDLPFFTVDPPESTDLDQAMHLARHDSGYRVHYAIADIAAFVTPGGAVDTEAHRRVQTLYFPDTTVPLHPPVLSENAASLLPGRTVPALLWRIDLDAEGRTVAADVRRALVRSRARLDYETAQGLIDTSTAEKPLALLRTVGLLRQALERERGGISLQVPEQEIVEEDGGYRPAYRALRPVDGWNAQISLLTGMTAAEIMTATGTGILRTLPLAPDGAVTRLRHAAKALRINWPHHVAYADVVRSLNPRDPRHAAFLQECTGLLRGAGYTVFTGGRIPTPSVHAAVAAEYTHCTAPLRRLVDRYASELCVVACAGAGIPEWVLAALDDLPEEMAGGARRANAVERACVDLVETAVLQDRVGELFDACVIDVHERDPAAGTVHLEDPAVVGAVESDRPLPLGERVRVRLTRAGPVEPADPQQAKVLFTTV from the coding sequence ATGCCCCGCCGCCCGATCCGCACCACCGGCGCAGCCGAGGCCCCGCTGACCGCGGCCCTGCGGGCCCTGCGGTCGGACCTCCAGGTGCCCGGTGGCTTCCCGGACGCCGTGCTCGCCGAGGCCACCGCGGCGGCGGACCACCCGCGCCTCCCGGAGACGGACGTCACCGACCTCCCCTTCTTCACCGTCGACCCGCCCGAGTCCACCGACCTCGACCAGGCCATGCACCTCGCCCGCCACGACTCCGGCTACCGCGTCCACTACGCCATCGCCGACATCGCCGCCTTCGTCACCCCCGGCGGCGCCGTCGACACCGAGGCCCACCGCCGGGTCCAGACCCTCTACTTCCCCGACACCACCGTCCCCCTGCATCCGCCCGTCCTCTCCGAGAACGCCGCGAGCCTCCTCCCCGGCCGCACCGTCCCCGCTCTCCTGTGGCGCATCGACCTCGACGCCGAGGGACGCACCGTCGCCGCCGATGTACGCCGCGCCCTCGTCCGCAGCAGGGCCCGGCTCGACTACGAGACCGCCCAGGGGCTCATCGACACCAGCACCGCCGAAAAGCCGCTGGCCCTGCTCCGCACCGTCGGACTGCTCCGCCAGGCCCTGGAGCGGGAGCGCGGCGGGATCTCCCTCCAGGTCCCCGAACAGGAGATCGTCGAGGAGGACGGCGGCTACCGCCCCGCCTACCGCGCGCTCCGGCCCGTCGACGGCTGGAACGCCCAGATCTCCCTGCTCACCGGGATGACCGCCGCCGAAATCATGACGGCCACCGGAACCGGCATCCTGCGCACCCTGCCGCTCGCCCCCGACGGCGCCGTGACCCGGCTGCGCCACGCCGCGAAAGCCCTCCGTATCAACTGGCCCCACCATGTCGCCTACGCGGACGTCGTCCGCTCCCTCAACCCGCGGGACCCCCGCCACGCCGCCTTTCTCCAGGAGTGCACCGGACTGCTGCGGGGCGCGGGCTACACCGTCTTCACCGGCGGCCGTATCCCCACCCCCTCCGTCCACGCGGCGGTGGCGGCGGAGTACACCCACTGCACCGCGCCGCTGCGCCGCCTCGTCGACCGCTACGCCTCCGAGCTGTGCGTCGTCGCCTGCGCCGGAGCGGGTATCCCCGAGTGGGTCCTCGCCGCGCTCGACGACCTCCCGGAGGAGATGGCGGGCGGCGCCCGCCGGGCGAACGCCGTCGAGCGCGCCTGCGTCGACCTCGTCGAGACGGCCGTGCTCCAGGACCGGGTCGGCGAACTCTTCGACGCCTGCGTCATCGACGTCCACGAGCGCGACCCCGCCGCCGGGACCGTCCATCTGGAGGACCCCGCCGTGGTCGGCGCGGTCGAGAGCGACCGCCCCCTGCCGTTGGGGGAGCGCGTCCGGGTCCGTCTCACCCGGGCGGGCCCGGTGGAACCGGCGGACCCGCAGCAGGCGAAGGTCCTCTTCACCACCGTCTGA
- a CDS encoding MerR family transcriptional regulator, producing the protein MRIGELAELAGVTPRTVRHYHRLGLLPEPVRLANGYRDYGLRHAMTLARIRRLTALGLGLAEVRDVLADESGRELVEVLEELDADLERQQTAIAVGRERLAVLLEQARAGLLPVEGPVSEELAGLLRALGPTESPIAAKDRAHLVLFDALLPEEERTRIFAGLQPLADDPGTAARVEALYRRLDALADAGTGDPRIEWLARELADAMPDEMLRLLAESGREPPEEGEEGEEEEEREERGKGKERAQGLGESFAEFFGESVGEAFLADFAPAQAMVVRRMVQLLAERARGSL; encoded by the coding sequence ATGAGGATCGGAGAGCTCGCGGAGCTGGCCGGGGTGACGCCCCGGACCGTACGCCATTACCACCGTCTCGGGCTGCTGCCCGAGCCCGTCCGCCTGGCCAACGGCTATCGGGACTACGGGCTGCGGCATGCCATGACACTGGCCCGGATCCGCAGGCTGACCGCGTTGGGGCTCGGGCTCGCGGAGGTGCGGGACGTCCTGGCGGACGAGTCCGGGCGGGAGCTGGTGGAGGTGTTGGAGGAGCTGGACGCGGATCTGGAGCGGCAGCAGACGGCGATCGCCGTCGGGCGGGAGCGGCTGGCGGTGCTGTTGGAGCAGGCCCGGGCGGGGTTGCTGCCCGTCGAGGGGCCGGTGTCGGAGGAGCTGGCGGGGCTGCTCAGAGCGCTCGGGCCGACGGAGTCGCCGATCGCGGCCAAGGACCGCGCCCATCTGGTCCTGTTCGACGCACTGCTGCCGGAGGAGGAGCGGACGCGGATCTTCGCGGGGTTGCAGCCCCTCGCCGACGACCCCGGGACAGCGGCCCGGGTGGAGGCCCTGTACCGGAGGCTGGACGCGCTCGCGGACGCCGGGACGGGCGATCCGCGGATCGAGTGGCTGGCGCGGGAGCTGGCGGACGCGATGCCGGACGAGATGCTGCGGCTGCTGGCCGAGAGCGGCCGGGAGCCACCAGAGGAAGGGGAGGAGGGAGAGGAAGAAGAGGAGAGGGAGGAGAGGGGGAAGGGAAAGGAGCGGGCCCAGGGGCTCGGCGAGAGCTTCGCCGAGTTCTTCGGCGAAAGTGTCGGGGAGGCGTTCCTCGCGGACTTCGCTCCCGCACAGGCGATGGTGGTCCGGCGGATGGTGCAACTTCTGGCGGAGCGTGCGCGGGGGTCGTTGTGA